The nucleotide sequence GTCACAGGCTTCACAGGTTCCGTCCAGTTTGGGCTTGCCGGTAAAGCCAGGGATGATACTGAGTATGTTGAACTGTGGTTTGTCTTAGGACTACTTGCCCCTTACTGTGGCACCGGACACAAAACGACCTTTGGTCTGGGGCAAACCACCTCAGGCTGGCTCAATTCCACTGAAACCAGCAGCCCCCCTTCGATTCAGGATTTACTGGCTGAACGAATTTCTGAACTGACCGGGTTGTTTACAGCCCAACGCAAACGCCAGGGAGGGAATCGCGCTACCAGTATTGCCGAAACCTGGGCCACCATCCTGGCTCGACGAGAACTGGGAGAGTCCTTGCAGGCGATCGCGGCGGATCTGGAAATGTCCTATGAAACCGTGAAAACCTATGCCAAACTTGCTCGTCGAGCATTGCAGCAGTCATAGCCTGATTTCAAGACCTCTCAGGGCTTTGATATAGCAAGGGAACAGGGAGGAATTGCTCTGTGTTCTCCGTGCCTCTGTGGTGAAGCTTCAGGTTATGGGCACATCACCCCTGGGGATACACTCTGCCTTTCCATGCGCCACCCTGCCCCTGCCAGTGACGCCGGGCTGAATCGAGAGTCATCAGCGTGTAAAGCAAGGCGATCGCGGGCAGGCAGAAGGCAAACCCAGGGGAGCACCGATAAAACTGTACGGTCGGCAAGTATGCCAGGGTCATTAACAGGTAGGTGAGTAGACCCATCAGGGCGATCGCCCATTCTCCGGTAGCGGCTCCTGTCACCAGAGCGATGGGGGGCACCAGATATACCAGCGTCATCCCGACCAGGGTGCCCAGGAGCAATAGGGGATTGTAATTCAGTTGGGTATAAGCTGTCCGGGCAACCATCTGCCAGATTGTTTTCAAATCTGGATAGGGACGCAGACTCCGGGTCAGGTCGCTCAATCCCAGCCAGATTCGACCAGAAACTACGGATTCTTCAACCTGTCCTGTCCCCTGTCCCCTGTCCGCGGGATTAATGCCAGCTTTTCTGGTGGACTTAATCCGATTGCTTCCTGCCTCTTTCACGCGCTGCGCCAGCGTGCAATCATCAATCAACGCCTCCCGGATACTGGCTAATCCGCCAATCCCTGCCAGTGCTGCACGCCGGATCAGGATGCACCCCCCCGCGGCACCAGCCATCTGCCTGGCTGGATCATTTACCCAGCGGAACGGGTACAGCTTCATAAAGAAGAAGACAAAAGCCGGAATCAAGAGCTTCTCCCATCCACTTTCGCAGCGGAGCCGCACCATCACCGACACCATGTCCAGATCCTGCCGGATTGCCCGGTCCATCAGACGGCGCAGATTTCCAGATTCATGCTCAATATCCGCATCCGTTAACAGCAGGTAGTCTGGAGAACTGAGCCGGGCAAGCTGCACCCCCTGATCCATAGCCCATAGCTTGCCTGACCAGCCTGCTGGCAACGGCGCGGCTGAAATCACCTGTAACCGTTCAGGTTTGCCCACGGCATCCGCCGTTTCCCGGGCCACCCGGGCCGTACCATCCGTACTCTGGTCATCCACCAGGATAATTTGCCAGGGACCTGGATAATCCTGATTGAGGAGCGATCGCAGGCTGACCGGCAACACATCCGCCTCATTCCGGGCGGGAATCACCACACTGACCGCGGGGTACACGGAGTCCGCTGCCGTCGGACTGCTTTTCCCGTCCTCCTTCTCTTCCAGCCGCTGATCACATAACCAGAAGCCCCCCCAGCCCAGCAGTAAAACCAGCCAGATGCTGCCAGAGAGAAGCATTAAACCCAGCCCGATCGCCATATTCTGGATACCTTATAGCAGTTCTCAATTGAGTCAGGTACGGAAGTGTGAGGCACAGTGGGGTACTCTGCCCCCTCACTGTACCTCACACCTTTGGAAAGGGCTACATGCATCATCATCCAGGCTATGACATGCCCACTATGCCGTCACAGGTCTTTTACTCTGGCGTGACCCGCATGACGATGAGCGTCATATCATCGGCGTTGCGATCGCTGTTGCCCGTAAACGTTTGCACGCGATCGAACAGATACTCCAAAATTTCCTGGGGCGTATGGCAGTGCTGACAGGCCCACCGAAACGCCTGCGTCAAGTTTTCCTCATCAAACCGATCCCCATTCTGATTGGCGGCATCCGTAAACCCATCGGTGTAATAGATCAGCGTATCCCCCGGCTGAAGATGGATCTGGGCATCCTGGTAATGGGTGTCTGCATCCAGCCCAA is from Leptothermofonsia sichuanensis E412 and encodes:
- a CDS encoding glycosyltransferase; the encoded protein is MAIGLGLMLLSGSIWLVLLLGWGGFWLCDQRLEEKEDGKSSPTAADSVYPAVSVVIPARNEADVLPVSLRSLLNQDYPGPWQIILVDDQSTDGTARVARETADAVGKPERLQVISAAPLPAGWSGKLWAMDQGVQLARLSSPDYLLLTDADIEHESGNLRRLMDRAIRQDLDMVSVMVRLRCESGWEKLLIPAFVFFFMKLYPFRWVNDPARQMAGAAGGCILIRRAALAGIGGLASIREALIDDCTLAQRVKEAGSNRIKSTRKAGINPADRGQGTGQVEESVVSGRIWLGLSDLTRSLRPYPDLKTIWQMVARTAYTQLNYNPLLLLGTLVGMTLVYLVPPIALVTGAATGEWAIALMGLLTYLLMTLAYLPTVQFYRCSPGFAFCLPAIALLYTLMTLDSARRHWQGQGGAWKGRVYPQG